From the Astyanax mexicanus isolate ESR-SI-001 chromosome 9, AstMex3_surface, whole genome shotgun sequence genome, one window contains:
- the eif3m gene encoding eukaryotic translation initiation factor 3 subunit M produces the protein MSVPAFIDITEEDQASELRAYIKSKGAEISEENSEGGLHVDLAQIIEACDVCLKDDDKDVESVMNSIVSLLLILETEKQEALIESLCEKLVKFREGERPSLRMQLLSNLFHGMDENTPVRYMVYCSLIKVAATCNAINFIPTDLDQVRKWIIDWNLTTEKKHTLLRLVYDALVDCKKSEPAAKVMVELLGSYTEDNASQARVDAHRCIVRALKDPNTFLFDHLLALKPVRFLEGELIHDLLTIFVSAKLVSYVKFYQSNKDFIDSLGLSHEQNMAKMRLLTFMGMAVEMKEILFDTMQQELQIGAEDVEAFVIDAVRTKMVYCKIDQTQRKVVVSHSTHRTFGKQQWQQLYDTLSSWKQNLVTVKSSLQTLSPTP, from the exons ATGAGCGTTCCGGCTTTTATAGACATCACCGAGGAGGACCAG gccTCAGAGCTGCGGGCCTACATCAAATCTAAAGGAGCGGAGATCTCTGAGGAGAACTCTGAGGGAGGTCTGCATGTAGACCTGGCTCAGATCATCGAGGCGTGCGACGTCTGCCTGAAAGATGATGATAAAG ATGTGGAGAGTGTGATGAACAGCATCGTGTCTCTGCTGCTGATCCTGGAGACGGAGAAGCAGGAGGCTCTGATAGAGAGTCTGTGTGAGAAGCTGGTGAAGTTCCGGGAAGGCGAGCGGCCCTCTCTCAGGATGCAGCT CCTCAGTAACCTGTTCCACGGTATGGATGAGAACACGCCTGTGAGGTACATGGTGTACTGCAGTCTGATTAAGGTGGCCGCCACCTGCAACGCCATCAACTTCATCCCCACCGACCTGGACCAG GTGCGGAAGTGGATCATCGACTGGAATCTGACCACAGAGAAGAAGCACACGCTGCTGAGGCTGGTGTATGACGCTCTGGTCGACTGCAAGAAGAG TGAACCTGCAGCTAAAGTGATGGTGGAGCTTCTGGGCAGCTACACAGAGGATAATGCATCCCAGGCTCGAGTAGATGCCCACAG GTGCATTGTCCGTGCTCTGAAAGATCCGAACACGTTTCTGTTTGATCATCTCCTGGCTCTGAAACCCGTACGTTTCCTCGAGGGAGAACTCATCCACGAT ctCCTGACCATCTTCGTGAGTGCGAAACTGGTGTCCTACGTCAAATTCTACCAGAGCAACAAAGACTTCATCGATTCTCTTG GTCTGTCACATGAGCAGAACATGGCGAAGATGAGGCTGTTGACCTTCATGGGCATGGCGGTGGAGATGAAGGAGATCTTGTTCGATACGATGCAGCAGGAGCTGCAGATCGGCGCTGAGGACGTGGAGGCCTTCGTCATTGATG cTGTTCGGACGAAGATGGTGTATTGCAAAATTGACCAGACGCAGAGGAAGGTCGTTGTGAG CCACAGCACACACCGCACCTTCGGtaagcagcagtggcagcagctgTACGACACCCTCAGCTCCTGGAAACAGAACCTGGTCACCGTCAAGTCCAGCCTGCAAACCCTCTCTCCAACCCCCTAA